Below is a genomic region from Bordetella pertussis 18323.
TATCGGCAACCGGCAGGCCGGCCTTCTTCAGTTGCGCCAGCAGGCGCTCGCGGCGGAAAGCGGAAAGGACGGAGGAACCGGGCAGATGCTGGACAAGGGACACGATGCGGGCGCCGTTAGGAAAAAGGAGGAATCAAAACATGATTTTACCTTTTTGCCGGGGTTTACCCGTGGTAACCCCATAACCCGCCGCAAAACCGCGCCGTGCCGTCCTGTCGCGCCGGAGTTACAAAATAATTCCATCTATGGCCGCCCGATTTTGTGCGTTGCAATATAGACGACTCACCGAGGTTGAAACCCGGACGAAAGTCTTCGAAAAGAGAATGGCCAGGTTTGCATGCTGCGACGCAGCATGTTGCAAACGCCCCGCACCACGGGAAAACACGAACTAACGCCATGGCGAGCCGACGGTAGGATGCAGCCTCTCATATTGCCTGCGCTTTGCTCCACGCTGTTGCCAATGCACCGCCCCGACGCATCTGACGAGCCCGTCGAACCCATCATCCCCCCGGAAGCCGATCCCGCCGTCAAGGTCCCGCTGGCGCTGGAAGACTGGCTCGCCGTCATCCTGCTGGCCGCGCTGGCCATCATCACCTTCCTGAACGTGCTGGTGCGCTACCTGACCGACCAGTCCTTCGCCTGGACCGAGGAGATCTCCGTCTTCCTGCTGATCGTGCTGACCATGGTCGGGGCGTCCATGGCGTTCGTGCGCAACCACCATATCCGCATCGAGATCCTGGCCGACAACGGCTCGCCGCGGCGCCAGTACCTGATGGCGCTGACCGCCCACAGCCTGGTCGTGTTCTTCTTCGCGCTGCTCACCGTGCTGTCGGCCCGGCTGGTGTACGACGAGTTCCGCTACGAGGAAACCTCGCCCGCCATCGGCGTGCCGACCTGGTGGTACTCGATCTGGATGCCGCTGCTGGCGGCGGTCATCACGCTGCGCGTGGCCGGCGCCGCGCGCCGGCTGATCGCCCGGCACAAGGCCGAGACATGATCGCGGCGCTGCTGTTCGCCGTATTCATCACCCTGATGCTGATCGGCGTGCCGGTCGGCGTGGCGCTGGGCCTGGGCGGCACGGTCGCCATCGTGCTGTCCAACCTCGATGTGTCCTGGTTCGGCCTGCTGGCCGTGCCGCAGAATTTCTACGCCGGCCTGGCCAAGTACCCGCTGCTGGCGATTCCCATGTTCGTGCTGGTGGGCTCGATCTTCGACCGCTCGGGCGTGGCCAGGCGGCTGGTCGACTTCGCCGTGGCGCTGGTGGGCCGCGGCCCGGGCATGCTGCCGCTGGTATCGATCGCGGTGGCGATGTTCCTGGGCGGGATTTCCGGCTCGGGTCCGGCCTGCGCGGCGGCCGTGGGCGCGGTGATGATCGCCGCCATGTCGCGCGCCGGCTATCCGGCGCCCTACTCG
It encodes:
- a CDS encoding TRAP transporter small permease produces the protein MQPLILPALCSTLLPMHRPDASDEPVEPIIPPEADPAVKVPLALEDWLAVILLAALAIITFLNVLVRYLTDQSFAWTEEISVFLLIVLTMVGASMAFVRNHHIRIEILADNGSPRRQYLMALTAHSLVVFFFALLTVLSARLVYDEFRYEETSPAIGVPTWWYSIWMPLLAAVITLRVAGAARRLIARHKAET